The DNA sequence TCACGGCCGACAACACAAGTTCGCCGGACAATGCCGCGGCGACCGCCGTTGCAACATCGATACCGGCTTTGTCCTGAGCTTCGACAGTCGACGCTCCGAGATGCGGGGTAAGGACCACCTGCGGTAAATCGAACAGCGGGCTGGCCGTCAACGGTTCGACCGCAAACACGTCGAGACCCGCCCCGGCCACGTGACCGTTACGAACTGCCTCGGCGAGATCCTCCTCGACGATGATCCCGCCACGCGATGTGTTGACAATGCGAACACCCGGCTTCATCGACGAGAAGGCGTCGGCATCGAGCATGCTTTCCGTCTCGCGGGTCTTGGGAAGATGGACGGTGATGAAATCTGCGACCGCGTACAGGTCCGACACGTCTTCAACAATCTGCACGCCCAGCCGGCTGGCAATGTCTGGCGACACGAACGGGTCGTACCCGATGAGATTCATCCCGAAAGCTCTCGCCCGCTCAGCGACCAGCGACCCGATTCGACCCATGCCGAGAATCCCCAGCGTTTTGCCATGCAGCTCAACCCCTTGAAAACTGGTCCGATCCCATGTCCCCGATCGCAAGACCGCATCGGCTCTCGCCACATTTCGGGCCTGGGACAGGATCAACGCCATGGCGTGTTCAGCGGCGGAGATCGTATTGGCAGTTGGGGCGTTGACCACGAGGACGCCCTGGGCAGTGGCGGCTTTCAAATCGATGTTGTCGACGCCGACGCCGGCTCGACCGACCACCGTTAGTTTTGGAGCTGCCGCCAACAATTCGGCGTCGACCTGGGTGGCGGAGCGAACCACCAATCCGTCGGCGTCGCGGAGACGAAGGAGCAGATCGGCCCGTTCGACACCGGCGGCATTGTCGACCGTACAGGCGCGCTCAAGCGCTTCGAGACCTGCGGCTGCTATGACTTCGGCGACGACTACCTTGGGTTTGTCCATCATCAATTGTCCTCCTCGGGCGTTTGAAATACAAAACCGGGTCCGGTCACGCCGCTCGGGCCCCGCTGCCGTGTAGATTCAGAGGTGGAGGTGTCACATGGCATGGAAGACGATCGTTGCGGCTACCGATGGATCTGAGCGGTCAATCGCCGCTACCCAGTTTGCGGCGAACCTGGCCCGAGAAAGTGGCGCCAAGCTCCATGTTGTCACGGTCGTGCGACCGCCGGAAGGCTGGTGGGGCATCGAGGGCGCACCCCCTCCCCCGCGCGCCATGTCAGAAGCCGTTGTTGACGCCCGCCAGTCGATTCTCGATGTGACCATGTCAAAGCTGGATCAGACCGATCTCGAAGTCACCACTGCCCTTGAGGTCGGTGAGCCGTCCGGGACGATCGTCAAGTACTGCGAGGACTTCGAAGCGGACCTGCTCGTCCTCGGTAGACGTGGGGCCGGCTTCATCGAACGATTCGTGATGGGATCGGTTGCCGACCGGCTGGCGCACTATTCGCCATGCCCGATTCTGATCATTCCCTAGCGGCACCTAGGGCTGGTAGACAACCGCTCCGAAGAGCTCCTCATTGACGCGCCTCACGGCAGCTTGGCCTTCGGATCCGAGTAGCCACTCGGCGAAATCAAGGCCGGCTGGCGATGCGGATTCGATGACTGTGACCCGATAGGGGTTGGTTGGCGGATCCACCAGGTCAACCCGCACGAGGTGCCCGAGGTTCTCTGCACCAACGAAAGCCCCGACCTCGGATAAAGTGAATGCCCCCCGCTGATCGGCGACCTGAAGGGTTAGGCCCATGCCCTGCCCGGTCGAAATGTACCAATCGCCGTCCGGTGCCGCCCCGGGCCAGGGCCACTGGTTGAGCTCGGTTTCATGAGTCCCCGATCCGTCTCCCCGAGACACAAAGCCATAGCTACGATCCGCAATCTGCGCGAACGCTTCGGTAGTCGTGAGTCCGTTCAGGGTTTCGGCAAGACCGGGCGGACCGACGAGAACAAACTCACTCGAAAATACAATCTTCGAGAGTCGGGGATCCTCATCGGCGAGGAAAACGGCCTCCTGTTCGGGGGCATGGGTGATGAGAACCTCGGCCGCCCCTGATTTGCCGAGATTGAGAATCTGAGCGCTCGACTCTCCGAGAATGCTCAGTTGAACTCCAGGGTGATCCGCCTCGTACTGGGCGGCCACTGCTTCGATGAACCCGCTGTCGACCAGCGTCGTCCCGGCCCCGACGATCACCCGGTCGGGAGAACCCCCACAGGCGGCCAGCCCGAGTATCAAGGCCACGACCAGCCCTTTCAAGACGGCACGACCCGCACGGCGGTTGCTTTCACGACAGCAGTCGCCGGCACTCCCTCTCTCAGGCCAAGGGCTTCCAACGATCCCGGCGTCAACAAAGCCACGATCGGAACCCCGGCGTCCAACACAACTTCGACAAATCGGCCGACCGACCGCACCTCGGTAACCATCCCGATGAAGCTGTTCCTGGCCGATCCGACCGAAGGCGGCGTACCGGCATACATTGTGACGGTCTCGGCTCCGAACATCACTCGCACGGTGTCGCCCAGTTCGTGATCGCCAACTCCCCAGATGGCACTCCCACCTGAGGCAACCGAGCACAAGGGCCCTTCAGTAACCCGCACGATCCCATCAAGAACGTTGCCAAGCCCGACCGCGGCCGCTACGGCTTCGTCAGCGGGTTGGGCAAACACTTCGTGGATCGGACCGGCCTGGTGCACTGCCCCATCAATCAGGACAACCATGTTTTGGCCGAGAATCACCGCGGCATCCTGGTCATGGGTCACGATCACCGCACTCCGGTCACCGATCGCTTCGACGATCACCCTGGCCACGTTGATTCGATCCTGTGTGTCGAGGGCCACCAATGGTTCGTCGAGCAGAACCCACGGTTCGGGTCTCGCCAGGGTACGGGCGAGGGCGAAACGTTGCCGTTCACCACCAGACACCGCCGTCGCCTCCATAAGGTGCCCGACTCCCAGCCGATCCGCCAGGTGACGAGCCCTGGCCGCCTGCTCGGCGTTCAAGCCAAGGCCAAGGTTCCATCCGGCACTGCCACGGAAGTGGTAGACGGTCTGTGGCAGATAGGTGGCCTCCCACGGATTGTCACCGATGGTGCCGGCCAGTAATCGTAGAAGCGTCGACTTACCGGCGCCGTTGGGCCCGAAGACGACGGTTCGCATACCGGTTGGAATATCGACCTCACAGTCGAGTTGGGACCCGTCAGCCGGGTACGTAAATCTCATACCGACCTCAATCGCCCTAAGGCCACATTCACCAGCGCGACGATGATGAGAAGGACGAACCCGAGGGCGAGGGCCGAATCAAAGTGGGCCTGGCGGGCTTGCTGCACGATCGCGGTGGTGAGGACCTGGGTTTCGCCTTCAATGTTGCCACCAACGATGAGAACGGCACCTACCTCGGAAACGACCCGCCCGAAGGCGGCGGCCACCGCTGCGATCACGCCGGGACGGGCCTCCCGAGCCGCTACAAATCCACGCCGATAACCGGTGAGCCTCAGCGCGACCAGTTGCTCACTGGCAGCCGGGCCGAGCCCGCGAATCGCCCCGGCGGTGACTCCTGCCGCAATGGGAATCGCCAAGAGCGCCTGGGCACCGACCATGGCCACCGGCGTGAACACAAGATCAAGAGAACCGAGCGGGCCGTCATTCCACAGCAGTATCAAGATCAATAGTCCGGCCAGGACCGGCGGGACACCCATACCGGCGTTTACCAACACGTCGATGGTGTTTCGTAGTCGGTGGCGAGTGAGTGCCAACCAGGTCCCCAGCGGCACACCCACCAGAACCCCGATAGCCGTGGCGACCCCGGCCACCGCCAGGGTCAGAAACAGGATCCGTCGAAGCTCTGCCCCGAATCCGAAGAGCTCCCTAACAGTGTCCGCCAGGAGACCGCCCAAGAACTCCAACGGTCAGGTACTGAACCAGAACCAGGCGGCCGCCGCCGCAATGGCCGCGAAGATCGCCAGTTTGAATACTTTCTTCACGACCCAAAAAATCACCAGACCGGTCGCACCGATTCCGAGCAAGAGAGGTAGCCATTGATCCATGGCGTCAGGTTAGCTTCCGTGAAAGAGAGCGGGCGTCAAACGCGGGACGAGGACATCGGCCCCGGCCAATTCGTCCATGCCGAACTGACCCCGGTCCACCGCCACCACCCGCATACCCGCCGCCCTGGCTGCCGCTATTCCAACCGGAGAGTCTTCAACAGCCGTACAGACTTCGGGAGGCACCCCGAGCAGTTCGGCTGCTTTCAGGAAGAGATCAGGAGCGGGCTTCACGGCGACCACCTCGTCGCCGGCCACCGACGCCAAGAAGAAATCGGCCAGGCCAGTGGCCCGCAACGAAACGTCCAATCGATCGCGGGCAGACGTCGAGGCCACGGCCAGCAATACGCCACGACCCACCAGTACTTCAATGGTGTCCTTGGCATCCTCAAACGATTCCAGATGACGTTCAAACAGGGCGAACATGGCGTCGGAAATAGCTGCCTTGACGATTTCGGGCGGTGGTAGATCTGCTCGCCCGGCAAAATAGGCGTACTCGTATTCGAAAGGATGACCTACCAACTGTTGGCGATCCTCGTCACTAACGACAACGTCAAAGAGGCCCATCGCAGACGCAATGGCCGTCCACGCCAGAGATTCGGAGTCGACCAGAACTCCGTCGCAGTCGAAAACGACAGGCATCTAGCCAATCCGGGATCGAATGATTTCCGTAGCCGCTCGTGGGTCGGCTTTACCGCCGGTAACACGCATGACAAGACCAACGAAAAACCCGATGAGTTTGTCCTCGCCTCCTGCCAACCGGGCGAACTGTTCTTCGTTGTCGGCAATGACTTCGTCGACCGCCTTTTCCAACGCTCGTGAGTCATTGATCTGCACCAGGTCGTGGGCGGTAGCGACTTCGACTGGACCACCTTCACCGGCAAGAACATATCCGAGGACCTCTTTGGCGGCGGTTGATGACAACGAGTTTGCCGCGACCATCGCAGCCAGATCACGGAGGTGTTCCCCGGTGAGAGCTGACTCGCCCACGTCCATGGACTCCCGCCGGGACCAGGCCGTCACCTCACCAGTGAGCCAGTTGGCGGCGACGTTGCCTGGGGCACCTGCCTCCACTGCCGATTCGAACAGCGTTGCGAGTGCTTCAGAACCAGCCAGCGAAGATGCTGAGTCGCCATCCGCGCCGAGCGCTATATACCGGCGAACCCTGGCTGCCGGCATTTCGGGCAGAGTGGCAGCTATCTCATCACGCCATTCATCCGTAACTTCGATCGGCAGGAGATCGGGTTCCGGAAAGTACCGGTAGTCCGAGCTTCCTTCCTTGGAACGCATCGAGTGGGTGACACCTTCGCCTTCGTCCCAGTGACGGGTCTCTTGATGAACGATCCCCCCGGATTCCAGGACGCCCCCCTGACGACGAATCTCGTAGTCGACGGCCCGCTCCAGCGACCGAAATGAGTTCATATTCTTGACTTCGACTTTTGTACCGAAGGGCTCGGTTCCAACCGGTCGGATCGAGACATTGGCGTCGAACCGGATTGAGCCCTCTTCGAGCTTGGCATCAGACACGCCAAGGGCAGCAACTACGGTCCTCAAATCCTGGGCGTACGCACGAGCCTGTGCAGCCGAGCGAATATCCGCCTCTGAGACGATCTCAACAAGCGGAACTCCCGCCCGGTTGAAATTCAGAAGCGTTTCGGTCGCCGAATGAATCCGACCACTGTCACCGACATGGATGGACTTGCCGGTGTCCTCCTCCATGTGGGCCCGGTTGATACGAATTCGACTCGTCGCGCCGTCAACCATTACGTCAAGCCATCCGTCATGGCAGACCGGTACATCAAACTGGGAAATCTGATAGTTCTTCGGCTGGTCCGAATAGAAGTAGTTCTTGCGGTGGAACTGGGATCGCTCCGATATCGAGCAGTTGAATGCAAGACCGATCTTCGTTATCCATTCAATGGCTTTACGGTTGGGCACCGGTAACGCGCCGGGCAGGCCAAGGCAGACCGGGCAGACATTCGTATTTGGTTCGGCCTCAAAGTCGACTGCACATCCACAAAACATCTTCGAGGCCGTCTCAAGTTCGACATGAACCTCGATTCCAATGACCGGCTCCCAATTCACGACGCCACCACCTCGAGAACCGGGCGACCAATGTCATCGGACAACGCTTCGATGGCGGAGGCCACCTGGAACATGACCGTTTCGCCGAGCGCCGGAGCCATCACCTGGAACCCGATCGGTAGTCCGCTCGCCGACAAGCCAACCGGTACCGACATGGCAGGATGGCCCGAGAGATTGGACGGAATCGTGCAGATGTCCTGCATGTACATCGAAAGTGGATCTTGTGTCTTGGCTCCCAACTCAAAAGCCGGGGCCGGAGCGGTCGGTGAGACAAGGACGTCCACCTGCTGGTAGGCCGTAGCGAACTCCTGAATGATGAGCGTTCGAACCCGCTGGGCCTGACCATAGAAGGCGTCGTAGTAGCCCGCCGATAGCGCGTAGGTCCCGAGCAGGATTCGGCGAATCACCTCAGAGCCAAATCCCTCCGCTCTGGTCAACGACATCATCTCATCGACCGTGCTGCCCTCAACTCTCAGGCCATATCGGACCCCGTCGAAGCGGGCAAGGTTCGCCGAACATTCGGCCGGGGCGATCAGGTAGTACGCCGACAACGCTGTCGCGGTCGACGGCAGGGAGAGTTCGACGATTTCGGCACCGGCGTTCGCCAACCGATCGACGGTGGCCCGGAAGGCGGCCAACACTTCGTCGTCGATCCCTTCGCCTGACAGCTCGTTCACGACACCAACTCGCAAGCCTTCGACGCCGGCTCCGAGTCGTTCGGTCCCCGAGGGAGCCGGACCGGGGAACGAGGTGGCGTCGTGGGGATCATGGCCGGCGATCACCTCATAAAGGACGGCGGCATCTTGCACCGAGCGCGTCAGGGGGCCGATCTGATCGAGCGAGCTGGCGAAAGCGATCAGACCGTATCGAGATACCAAACCGTAAGTGGGTTTCATACCGACCAGTCCGCACAACGCGGCGGGTTGTCGGATGGATCCACCGGTATCGGACCCAAGGCCGGCCAGAGCCGAACCAGCGGCCACCGCCGCCGCTGAACCACCAGAAGACCCGCCCGGAACCGTATCAAGATTCCAGGGGTTACGGGTCGGACCGTACGCCGAGTTTTCGGTTGACGAACCCATGGCGAATTCGTCCATGTTGGTCTTGCCAACGAACACCGCGCCAGCTTCACGAAGCAGTTTGACAACGGTACCGTCATACGGCGGAATGTATCCGGACAGGATCTTCGACGATGCGGTCGTCTCAATCCCTTTGGTCATCATGTTGTCTTTCAGAGCTATCGGCAGCCCGTCGAGCGGCCCGATCGGCTTCTCGTCGGCGATCCGACGATCTGACGCCTCGGCCGCGGCCATGGCCCCCTGACGATCGATTGTCAGGTAAGCGTGGACTGAGGCCTCGGTGAGGCTTGCTCGATGGAGGACTGACTCCGTGAGCGCCACCGATGTGCATTCTCCGGAGCGAAGAGCCACAGCAGCCTCGACGAGCGTGAGCTGGGAAAGTTCGGTCATTCGTTGTCCAGGGATGGGGGAACCCGGAAAAACCCGTCGGTGGCATCGGGCGCCTGCGACAAGACCTCATCCCTATCCAGCGAGGGCGTCACAACGTCATCGCGAAAAGCATTCACCATGTCCAGGGGGTGCGAGGTCGGCGGGACGCCCTCGGTTGGGAGCGCCTGGACTTTGGCCGCATGGTCAAGAATCACGCCTAGCTGGGCGCGATAGGCCGCCATCTCTTGTTCGGAGAGCTCGATTCGAGCAAGCTTGGCGACGTGGGCAATATCAATGTCGATCGGCATAACCGATGAGTCTAGGCGGTCTCAATATGGGCGGTAATCACCCGATCAGCTCCTCGACGGAAGGATGCTCGAACCGATCCATGCCTTCAGAGATCAATGCCCATCTCTGAAAGGAGCGTTATCACCCGTCGTTGGATTTCGTCGCGCACGATCCGCACGGCATCCAGGTCCTGGCCGTGTGGGTCGGCCAACTCCCAGTCGAGATATTGTTTGCCGGGAAAGTATGGGCAAGCATCTCCGCAGCCCATCGTCACGACCACATCGCTGGCCTGAACGATCTCAGTCGTGAAGGGCACCGGAAACTGGTTCGAGATATCGATGCCAACCTCACGCATCGCTTCCACCGCTACCGGATTTATCTCGGGGCCAGGGTTTGAACCGCCACTGAACACGATCGCCCGATCACCGGCCAAGTGTCGAGCAAAACCAGCCGACATTTGCGACCGACCGGCATTATGAACGCAGACAAAGATCATGCTCGGGGGTCGAGATTCAGACGCGATCATCTCGGCAGCCATGGCTCGCTGCTCCGTAAAGGCGTCTATCTGAGAGTCGGTGTAGTCGGCCGGATAGGAGCCCAGCAGGATGACGGTCTCGGGGCGGCTTACCGCGGGGCTTTGGGGCATGGGCACCATATTACCGACCACACTTTCTCCGGCAGCCGACAACCCAGCGCTAGCTTTACCGTAAGCGAAGGAAGGCCCGCCGTGCGTGTACTCATTGCAGCATCCGAATACTCGCCCCTCGCCCGAACCGGAGGCCTTGGCGAGGCGGTAGCCGGCATTGCCCACGGAGTCGCCGCCGAAGGGCACTCTGTCAGAGTTGTCATCCCCCGCTACCGGCACCTCCACAATCTCGGGGACCGACACGCCGGAATCGGATTTGCAGATTCGCTCTGGCTACACCGGGACGGCAACGTTGAGGTCGTCCTCGTGGATGATCCGGACTCGTTTGATCGGCCTGGTATCTACGGTGACACGCCCGGAAGCGGCTACCAGGACCAGTGGCACCGTTTCGGGCGATTTTGCACGGTGGTGGCTGCCATCGCGCACGACGTCGATGTCGTTCACCTCCACGACGCACACACCGGAGCGGTATCACTCATCACCGACCGGCCGACCGTGTTTACAGTGCACAACGCGGTATATCCAATCGTTGGCCCGTTGCATGAGGCAAGCGAACTCTTGGGCGCCGACGAGCGATCCACGAACCTCGGAGGACCGCTTGAGTGGTACGGCGGCGCCAATTATCTGAAGGCAGGAATGGCCCTGGCCGACATTGTCACGACCGTGAGCCCGACCTTCGCCAAACAACTTCTGACCGACCCCTCAGTTTCCGGTGGCCTCGACGGCGTATTGAACGCTCGGAGCCAACCACCGATCGGCATTGTGAATGGGATCGATCCCGTGGCATGGAATGCCGAAACAGATGACTCGCTCGCTTCAACCTTCGGACCTCATGAACTGGGCGGGCGCCTCGCGAATCGCGAGATGCTCATTGAGATGGCAGGAATCGACGATGGGGTGGTCTTTGGCAACGTCGGACGCATGTCCGAACAGAAGGGCCTGGCCCTGCTCGACGACCATCTCGACTCACTTGTATCAGAAGGCGCTCGCTTTGTCCTCGTCGGTAGCGGGGAACTTGATGCCATGGTCGACGGCTGGGCGATTCGCCACCCTCAGGCTGTCTGGCACGGCCCCTACTCGGAAGGGCTCAACCGACTGATCGCCGCAGGCACGGACTGCTACGTGATGCCATCGCGGTTTGAGCCTTGCGGTATCGGTCAGATGCACGCGATGAGATACGGGTCGATTCCTGTCGTTCGTTTGACCGGCGGGCTCGCCGACACCGTCATCGACGTGGACGAGAATCCAGATCTGGCAACCGGGTTCGGTTTTCGTGCCTTCGAGCCGATCGAAGCGGCCAAGACCATCCGCCGCGCCATGCGACTGTTCCGGACCGACCAGCCAACCTGGACCGCCCTTCAGCAGCGAGGAATGTCCAATGACTTCTCATGGGCAAATGCTGCACGCTCATACATCAAGGCATATGAGCAGGCCATTCGACTCTCGTAGAGGCTCCGGCCAACTACCGTTGCACTCATGACCACCCGACTCGCAGGCCTACTCATAGTGACCATGCTCCTCGGAGCGTGCTCGTTGCTCCCAACGGCAACAACCGTGCCTGGGGACACCACGACAACGACAGTCGATGACAACGGAGATGTGTCACCGACCAGTCCTCCTGCCACAACGATTCCCTCCACCGAGCCGGTTTCAGGAGTCATGGTGGTTACCGACCATGCATTAACCCTGGTCTACGACGACGCTCCGGCCGCCATCCTTACCGGCGATATCGACTATCCCCTGGCGGCGGCATCCGTTGACCTCATCGGAGGCATCGTCTTCCAGTACCAGGACCCGGGACCCGGCGTCTCGTCTGGCATCTTGCGCCTCCTACCAGGCACCATCGAGCCGCTCGAACTGATCGCCGAAGGTGAAGGACAAGTGATAACCTTGCTCGATGTCGCCCCGATCGACGGGCGACCAAATGTCATCTACCTGAGCCGACCCGACGGCGAAACAGTTGGCGGACAACTCCTCGCCGCGGACCTCCAGGGTGGAGCCCCGTTGGTGCTGTATGAGGGACCGGATCTGGTTTCCGGTGACGCGGACGGACCGACAATCCTCGTCGAACAACGTGTCAATGCCACCTGCAACAAACTCGTCGCTTTCAAAGACGGAGATCCGATTTGGAACTCCGACTGCACTGACGGTTCCGGCCCATTCTCGGTGGCGGTCTGGGATGATCTCGTGGCTACGGTACTGGCCGGCCAGGTGATCGTCTCACGAGTCGATGATCAATCAACAACCGTTTACGACGTGGCATCGGCAGTACGGGTTTTCGACCTCGACGAGGACTCTGCGCTGGTAACCGACCAATCAGGCTCTCTCATCGTCGTCGGAGAGGCGAGCCAAATAGTGATCCCCACCACCGATCCCGTCCGGTCGGCGTCACTATTCAACAGCCCCTTGGCGGTCACCGAGGGGCATCGACTCGGTGGCATTCGCATGGCACCGGGACCGTGCTCGGCCGCCGGTCAGCCCTCCGTTCCGCCTGTCACACCGGACCTACCGGATACCGTTGCGGCGATCCGCTCGGCCATCGTCGAACGCGCCGTGGCTTGTGACTTTGATGCCCTGGCCTCGCTCACGTCCTCATCGTTCGTCGTCGATCTCGCGGGAGGCGACCCTCGCAGATACTGGATGGCATCGGAAGCACGGTTCGGCGACGACCTGTCTCTGATCGTGCGGATTCTCAACCTGCCGCACGCAGTCAGCCTGCTCCCTGACGGGCGTTCGATCTATGTGTGGCCGTCGGCGGCCGTCGACCAGCCCACCGATGCCGATTGGGCGGCGCTTCGACCCGTCTTCAATGAGGAAGAAATCGACGCCATGCGACAGCAAGGCGGCTACACCGGGCGTCGCATCGGGATCGCCGAAGATGGCGAGTGGCTGTTCTCGGTGGCAGGCAACTAGCAGTGGATAGCGAGAGTCCCGCCCTCCGACGGGAGGTTCTCGCCGTTGTTTCGATCGCCGTCCAGTCCCCCGCCAACCGCCCGACCGACCGGGCCCTCCGTCGATTGGGGCGGACCCCCACGGACGATCCAGCGGCCGATGCCATCCGCCTGGCGATGGATAAACCGGGACGTCTCACGGGCAGCCTGGCCGTACCAACTTCCGATGCCGAGGCAGCCGCGGCTCTGAGTGCCTTGAGCCAAAAACAACGCCTCATCCTGCTCCTCCATCACGGACGGCATTGGGATGAGGAGCGCATCGCCAGGGCGCTGGGAGCCCACTACGGCGCCGGCAACCTACAGGACGCCGAGGCAACCGTTTCCCTGGAACTCAGGCCCCGGTTGGCCTGGGAGATCGACCATCAGCTCCGAACCATCGTCCTCGACGAGTCTCCAAACCAATCGAGCCGCCTCATCAAAGGCTTTGCCGCCCTCGTCGTGGGGGTGGGGGTGATTCTCGCTTTCCTGGCGTTTACCCGGGCCGATATCGATCGACCCGACCTCATCCAACTGCGTCCAGGCGGCCTGGTCAGGGCTGACTCGGAAGGCGAACTCACCAGACTGATCGAGGAGCAGGTTTCCGTCGCCAGGGTGACGCCAGACAATGCGATTCTTTATCAGTTTACGGGGGGGCCGGGAGTGGCAGGGGGTTCCATCTGGTACAGCCCCCGACCCGGAGAACGGGCCGGCCAGTTGGTCGGCAAGACCGGTGGAGCTCTCGGATGGGTAGAACCTGAATACCTACCCGCCGGACTAAACGCCACCCATCGGTACGCCATCGCGATCACTGGCGATGCCAAGGCCGATTCAAGCGGGACCAACACCACCGCCCACTGGGTTGTGCTCATTGATCCAGATACCGGGACGCAGACCGAAGTCGCTGATCTCGGTGAATCGAGCGGAGACGGAGAGTCATCGACCGGAGGGGTCAAACCCGTATTCGCGTCGTATGGCGGACAGCGGATACTGGTTTGGATGATGGATGCGGTGGGCCTTGAGTCGCTGCCGTCAGATGAACCATCCGACTGTGGAAGATGGCTCTTGTTCGACTTGAACGGAACCGAACTACCCACCCCCGGACCCGTTCCTACGTGCGACCGAAACGCAACGTCAGTCAGCGTGCCCACGTTGAACCCGACGGGAACCCGACTGATGTGGCTGGAAACCACCGGCACCATAGCCAGCGACAACCCCCCACGCGAAGGCTGGCTCTCGTCTCAATCAACTGTTCTGAGGGTGCTGGATCTTGAGAACGGAAGGCAGTTTTCCGCTCCCCTCACCACGATCGACCAACCAACGTTCTGGGCCCAGTTCACCATGTATTCCCAACAGACGGGCACCCTGTTCATCGACAGTCAGGAAGACGTCGCGGTGGTATCCATCGGCATCTGGAATCCTGAGGTATCGATACACAACTACACCACGTACCTCGTCGACCTCGTCGGCGAACGGATCGAGACCTCGGCCACCGACGGCCCGGTGACATTCGGTCACTGACCCGCCATGAACCCGGCCGGTTTCCGCACCCGGGCCGGACCTGGCTGGGTAGCTTTACCTGGTGAAGGACTCCAACCACTACCCGGTCTCCATCGATCGACGGGTCTTCGTCGAAATGACCGATGGCGTACGCATCGCCGTCACCACGTATCTGCCGGACGCGCCCAATGACGGACCATTCCCCGCCATCGTCGAATCCCTTCCCTACCGAAAAGACGATGACTGCACCGCCCGCGA is a window from the Acidimicrobiia bacterium genome containing:
- a CDS encoding phosphoglycerate dehydrogenase, coding for MMDKPKVVVAEVIAAAGLEALERACTVDNAAGVERADLLLRLRDADGLVVRSATQVDAELLAAAPKLTVVGRAGVGVDNIDLKAATAQGVLVVNAPTANTISAAEHAMALILSQARNVARADAVLRSGTWDRTSFQGVELHGKTLGILGMGRIGSLVAERARAFGMNLIGYDPFVSPDIASRLGVQIVEDVSDLYAVADFITVHLPKTRETESMLDADAFSSMKPGVRIVNTSRGGIIVEEDLAEAVRNGHVAGAGLDVFAVEPLTASPLFDLPQVVLTPHLGASTVEAQDKAGIDVATAVAAALSGELVLSAVNVDLGREVSPEIRAYLPLVENLARVFVGIAKGLPAVVTLRMEGRIAEFPATPLRLAALKGALSEASTDTVSYVNASSIAEDHGIQIVEEKAKDARDFVSLVQLSGTFNGQPVSVSGTITRKGPVFVEIQGLELELPMHRNLLMVRNQDAPGLIGRVGTFLGDLNVNISDMVVGRMPGTGEAAMMGVATDTVVTDAQVEALRKLDGIITARFVQLPDA
- a CDS encoding universal stress protein; translation: MAWKTIVAATDGSERSIAATQFAANLARESGAKLHVVTVVRPPEGWWGIEGAPPPPRAMSEAVVDARQSILDVTMSKLDQTDLEVTTALEVGEPSGTIVKYCEDFEADLLVLGRRGAGFIERFVMGSVADRLAHYSPCPILIIP
- a CDS encoding substrate-binding domain-containing protein, which gives rise to MALILGLAACGGSPDRVIVGAGTTLVDSGFIEAVAAQYEADHPGVQLSILGESSAQILNLGKSGAAEVLITHAPEQEAVFLADEDPRLSKIVFSSEFVLVGPPGLAETLNGLTTTEAFAQIADRSYGFVSRGDGSGTHETELNQWPWPGAAPDGDWYISTGQGMGLTLQVADQRGAFTLSEVGAFVGAENLGHLVRVDLVDPPTNPYRVTVIESASPAGLDFAEWLLGSEGQAAVRRVNEELFGAVVYQP
- a CDS encoding ATP-binding cassette domain-containing protein; the encoded protein is MRFTYPADGSQLDCEVDIPTGMRTVVFGPNGAGKSTLLRLLAGTIGDNPWEATYLPQTVYHFRGSAGWNLGLGLNAEQAARARHLADRLGVGHLMEATAVSGGERQRFALARTLARPEPWVLLDEPLVALDTQDRINVARVIVEAIGDRSAVIVTHDQDAAVILGQNMVVLIDGAVHQAGPIHEVFAQPADEAVAAAVGLGNVLDGIVRVTEGPLCSVASGGSAIWGVGDHELGDTVRVMFGAETVTMYAGTPPSVGSARNSFIGMVTEVRSVGRFVEVVLDAGVPIVALLTPGSLEALGLREGVPATAVVKATAVRVVPS
- a CDS encoding ABC transporter permease; this encodes MTLAVAGVATAIGVLVGVPLGTWLALTRHRLRNTIDVLVNAGMGVPPVLAGLLILILLWNDGPLGSLDLVFTPVAMVGAQALLAIPIAAGVTAGAIRGLGPAASEQLVALRLTGYRRGFVAAREARPGVIAAVAAAFGRVVSEVGAVLIVGGNIEGETQVLTTAIVQQARQAHFDSALALGFVLLIIVALVNVALGRLRSV
- a CDS encoding HAD family phosphatase produces the protein MPVVFDCDGVLVDSESLAWTAIASAMGLFDVVVSDEDRQQLVGHPFEYEYAYFAGRADLPPPEIVKAAISDAMFALFERHLESFEDAKDTIEVLVGRGVLLAVASTSARDRLDVSLRATGLADFFLASVAGDEVVAVKPAPDLFLKAAELLGVPPEVCTAVEDSPVGIAAARAAGMRVVAVDRGQFGMDELAGADVLVPRLTPALFHGS
- the gatB gene encoding Asp-tRNA(Asn)/Glu-tRNA(Gln) amidotransferase subunit GatB, which translates into the protein MNWEPVIGIEVHVELETASKMFCGCAVDFEAEPNTNVCPVCLGLPGALPVPNRKAIEWITKIGLAFNCSISERSQFHRKNYFYSDQPKNYQISQFDVPVCHDGWLDVMVDGATSRIRINRAHMEEDTGKSIHVGDSGRIHSATETLLNFNRAGVPLVEIVSEADIRSAAQARAYAQDLRTVVAALGVSDAKLEEGSIRFDANVSIRPVGTEPFGTKVEVKNMNSFRSLERAVDYEIRRQGGVLESGGIVHQETRHWDEGEGVTHSMRSKEGSSDYRYFPEPDLLPIEVTDEWRDEIAATLPEMPAARVRRYIALGADGDSASSLAGSEALATLFESAVEAGAPGNVAANWLTGEVTAWSRRESMDVGESALTGEHLRDLAAMVAANSLSSTAAKEVLGYVLAGEGGPVEVATAHDLVQINDSRALEKAVDEVIADNEEQFARLAGGEDKLIGFFVGLVMRVTGGKADPRAATEIIRSRIG